The following DNA comes from Kryptolebias marmoratus isolate JLee-2015 linkage group LG23, ASM164957v2, whole genome shotgun sequence.
AAAACATCTTGTAGTTAAAACATTGAACACTAGATGGTGCTGTTTGGAAACTCATAAGACATTTCCTATGAGTTTCCAAACATAagcatcttatttttttatacaggcaaggtgggggagaaaaaaatgaaattaaaatataaatttgtaaGCTTCTTAACCTACATTAGAGCTTTCTGGTAAATAAGTGAGACGTCAAGTCCAgaaaggctcaacaacctgcaGCACATTCTGTGGATGCATTTCTAACCAGCACATTATGAGGCGATGAGTCGCATAAAAAgctcaaaaagcagcaaaaacgtTTATTCTCTTGAAGGCTTCTGCTTCATTCTGCATCACAGTGACAACAAGACAGGAAGGGAAACCAGCTCGAAAACAATTACACCCCAGATATGTTGTCCCGACTTCGCTCAccttctgttttcctttccaGAGAGTAGCTGCACGGGGACTTGGTGTCCGCTGGCTTCCACAGCACCAGAGCCGTGTTGTTGTAGGTCTGAGCCACTTCAGGGGTCCCCGGTCGTTTGGGAACAGCTGGAGCAGCCGAGCGGGACGACGGAAGTTGGAAGAATGACAAATTAGGTACTTGCTGTTCAAAGATGCAAAAGAGTTGAAACATCTGTTCTGTTAAAATTTGTCTCTAATCTCacagttttttaagaaaacaaacaaaaaattatgtAAAGTCTAcactaaaacattcagctcaattGGTAATAGTGTGCTATGATATTTGGTAGCATTACGTTGCACAACTTTGACAAAAttagcaccaaaaaaaaaaaaaccttcaagaaacaaacaatggagatcaatgggattttggcgaCACAAATAAGAAAACTCAGCCCTGTTTGGagatctgcagctcagacatacTTAACAGTAGAAACATcgtaaaaagtttaaactggtcacaagaagttggactttacacgTCTGACCTGGCATTTTAATATCTTCCATGGTTTTTAAGCAATCTCAGTTTAGGTTTGatggtttttacagatttttcctCAGAACATTTACCTCAGAGCAATGATGTCAtgaacttttgagctgtctgaaATGTTCAAATCAAACTCCTCTTACACCTACAACTCTTTTTGATACTTATACAAATTACACATCAACATGTAGgcagttttgtcttcttttacccaTTGCTTTTTGCATATTTAGTTATAGTTTAACTCCGTTTTAACCACTATCTCCAACTTAAAACACTGCAGACGTGTGACCATCAGTCTTCTGCCGCTGACTTCTAGTTTTCACACAGCCGCTGTTtgtttgagccttttttttcagtattcaTTTCTGTCTgcgtcagggagtgacagatgCAGGTgtgtggtcaccatggtgaccgtaacgagccactggcagcacttcttttgatcttggttcttcTTCGTGCTTCCTATACGGTTTATAGgtcaaaatgtaggcatttctTTTATCATTGTCTTAGCTGCAGCTATTTTCAATTATCACGCCTAAAATAGCAAAGGAAACATAATTTGGCCCTAATAGATGATGAATATGAGAAAAGCTCAAAACCCATTAAGTTAATCTACTgtaaagttaatcggttgtcaTTAATTTTCCTTTCATTTGTATTAGTATTCACATCAGTCCTGATGcaattaaaattcaataaatgtgACATCAGAAAAATGACTACgtctttgaaatgcaaatgagcAGTTCTTCCTCTGGTGTTATTCGCAAATTGGTGCATAATTATTACAATTCCTGAATTCTTCATTTTATAGCCTTGGGGGGGAAAATAAACTACTTACAAGCAATGGAAAGCGTACAGGAGGTGGTGATAGTAGCGATGGGGTTGGCAGCTACACATTCGTACACTCCTGCATCCCTGTGGAAGGACTTCTGGATCATAACCAGCTGTCTGCCATCTGGGTGGGACATTAGCTTGATCCTGTCGTCCGCCACCTCCAGTGGTTTCCGATCTGCAAGTGTACGCAAACTCAAGGTGATGTTCTCCGGAGTTTTACAGATCTGTCGCTGCCGGAGCTCAAGTTACCTTTCATCCATGTGATTTTGGGGTGCGGGCTGGCGGCTGGGAGGCAGCTCAGGGTCACGGATTCCCCCTCTAACAGGACGTGGTCTTTCAGTTTGATGTGGAACACCGGAGCGAAATCTGAAGCGGAGCGGACAAACTGTTGGCCTCTCGTCGAGCCTTCGTCTGCAGGTAAATCGGACTGAGCGGGAGTCTTGTCCCTCTTTGCCCTGGTCAAGCCCCACCGGTCCCACCGTGAGCGTCGGTCGCTCTCCGAGGCTCGGTCCGACTGCATGCTGGAGGTGGATTCAATAGATTCCTTCGAGGCTGCGCCACCGGTTTGTTTTGCCAGCTGGTTCTCGGGGATGCCCATTTCTTTGAGTCCGCGTCCCTCGGACTGTGAGTGACGGTGTCGAGCAAACAGGGGTGTGCTTTTACCCTCCGCGTCCGTTTTTCTCTCCTCGGACTGACTGCGTATTTTTGTGGATATTTCCGACATTTTGTTCTCGAACCTCTGACGCATTGCCAGCACGGGAGATTCTGAGACCTTGCTGAGATCTTTTTGAGCCAAGTCTTTCTGACTCCCCCTCGCATGTTTAGCCTTCCTCTCCTCCGACTGACTCCTGATTTTGGCAGAGATTCCCGCCACTTTAGACTCAAATCTGCGCCTCATTGCAGAAACCGAAGACTCCTCAGCTTTTGTTTGCTCCCTTTCTTCCGCCTGCCTTCGTGTCCCAGCATTATTCAGCTCCGCCGTATCCAGAGACTTACTGCGACCAACAGCCCATGAAACCCTCTTActtccagctgtttcctgaACACCAAGTTGCTTCTCCCCCTTCTTCTCAGTGGACCTCCTGGCCCGCAGAGAGAACCTCCCTATCAGACCGAAGCATGGTTCCTGATCTACTTCTCTTAAATCTTGAACAGACTTAGATTTCTCCGGTAGCCCTTTGGATACCATTTCAAGCGGTGCCCCTCCCGGTCCTGGCCTGTAAATCTCCTCGCCCCCGTCAACCACCTTGCGGCTTAATGCGGGCGATTTCTCCTCCGATTTGTTTCGGGTCAGCTTGCGGAGGCCACGGGTCAAAGACGACTCCCGCTTCTTAAACCTGGCTTCAAAGACCTCCTCCGAATCGATGTCTTTGATGTCTGTTCTGAGCACTGGACGGCGGGGGATGGTGGGAAGGTCGGCGTTCGAAGaggaaacagaagcagcagatcCGTTTCCAGTTGCAACTTTGGCAAAAACTGCTGGATGTTCGGGTAATGAAGATGCATCGATAGATTTCCTCTCATTTGCTTTGGCTGCAGCTTCACTGTGCTccttaattttgttttcatttatctcTAACATCCGATTGTCTTTCCTCTCTCCATCATCCTCTTCGATTACAATTACAGGAGTTTGATCAGTTCTTTCTAGTTGAGTTTTGGTCCTTTGGTCGATGACCTCATGTTCTTCcacattgttctttttgtgcTGTTGGTCCAGTTTATCTCCTGCTGGGAATACTATGGAGGTTTTCTCTCTTGGTGAAGAAGATAAAGATTCCAGTGTTGTTTGTTCTATCAGTGCGGACATCGAGGTTGCCTCCTGAAGCTTCTTCTCCTCCACGCTTACCTCGCAGGCAGACGGGATCTCTAAGGGGGCTCCAAACCTACGGTGCAGGGGCATGGGCTCAGAATCCCCCTGAGTGAAGGAGACGCTTTTACAGAAAACTTTGGTCTTTGGTGTGTCCTCCCCGGAACTCTCAGAGGACGCTGCTCGGGTGAGCGTTGATGGCCCTGCCCTGGATCTCCTCAAGTTTCGATCCAGAGACCCCGTCTGTCTCTCGTCACCCATGCCAAGTGTCTCAAACAAGGGCCCCCGCAGGCCACTCATCTTTTTATCGATGTTTCCCCCCCGGAGCAGCCGCTGCCTCATCAGCTCCAGTTTTAGGGCATATTCCTCCTGGCTCAACTTTGCAGCTCCGGGGCTTGGGCTGCGGTTTGGCAGCTCCATGGAAACAGCCTTTTTCAGGCTCTTGGTACTCGCCTCCGAGTCCTCTTTCGCACTTCCAGCTTCGGAGtcaacgtggaggagcagcgctGAATCAGCAGAGCTGCCTCTCCTCATGGTCGCTCGCCTGGCTCTCGACTGCGATTCGTCAGACTCAACACTTGACTCCTTTTTGAGAGCGTCCTGTTTTGTCCTCCCTAAAGTCTCCTCATTTGAAGTTTCATCTGTTAGACTTTTACCAGCCGCTCCCGTAGCGCCCGCTTCATTCGCGTTGTCCTTTTTCCTCCCATTATCAACGACAGTTGGCCATCTGACTCCTTCATCCCCTGGGATCTCATTAAGGGAGACTCTGGAGCCAGAGAAGACCATGGATAGGGGCATAGGAATAAAGGGAAGCTCGTCCACATCTGCGTCTGAGTCAGATGAGGACGAGGGAGGCGGGGAGCCTTCTTTTAAATGCCGGGCCACGGCAATGGAGACATGGCTGGATGAGTCATTCAGGAGCTCTGGGATGGACCTCATTACCATCTTGGATTTGTAGCCGATAAGAGAGCGCTGCAAAGAACGAACACACAACAACAAGGAGATTATTTCACATCCTTATGTAAGCATGGGCAATGTATTGTGTATGCTGGATGTATGACActggatgtttttattacaggCACATTTTTGTTGCACTAAGCTGTCTTTGTGGCAAATTATGTGTCATAAGGTTGAATTTAACAtgactgaccttagcaaacacaaaaactgccgtaactcagtcattttacagacattgagctagaatttggtgtggtagtagctgagattcaccaccaggtagtacttagagcactaactgattgtgcaacatcttagtttaaaactttaacctACAGGGCAGCAgctgatgtgcattccttcaaactCCGggctttttacaaacattgcTTTCATGTCAAACAGTCTCATCCACACAGTTTACCTGCCAGCGCCTTCTGGAAAGAACCTCTTTCAGCATCGCTGTGCTGATGCTCTTATTTGTTGGTGACTGCAAGGCAAATAGGGTGAATATCATTAGCCTTAGTgagaatataaatatatacacagGTGGATGGATTTTCTGACTAATTGCTGACCTTGAACCAAGGATGACGAAGGCATTCGATGGCACTAGGCCTCCTAGGAGAGGAGAAATGATGCATTAGAGGAGGGAAATCAAACAGATCAGACTCTCTAAAGCTATGATTAGAACTACATGGTGCGTACAGCCTGTCCACCACCAAAAGCTTGATGACAAATCCTTTGGCTTCTTTGCAGAGGTCTGAAAACATGCTTTCCTCAAACGCCACGTTGTAGTTACGGATGTTTAGGGCGGTGGCTCTGTCATTCTCACCAGCAAAAGGAGACACCCCAGTAAGACTAGAATAAAAAGAATCACGTTTTTTTCCAATCCTTAATGCAGAAGTATACCTATTTTATGACAAAATGCTCAACTGAAAAGCTTAACAACATACCAAAGGTAAGTGATGACACCGACAGCCCTGTAGGTAAACATGACAGTGAGTTAAATAggtatttcagaaaaaaatacctCGGATCTGTAGCTTATACACAATAACTCCTGCAGTGTGGAGTCGATGCTCCATGCCAGGGAACAGGTGGCCTACCATATGTCTGTTGCTGTGGAAACAGGAGTCTGGTTAACGATCTCTGGCGCAACGTACTCCGGCGTGCCATATTTGCAGTAGGACTCCTCCGAAGCATCCAGCTTTATAGAGTTTCCAAAATCACAGATACGGACACGGTCACTCTCCGGATTTGCCATCAAGATGTTTTCAGGCTGAAAAATAACGTATGCAAAGTAAAAGGAATGTCTCACGAAGCAGCACTCCAAGAGGTGAGACTCAGGGATACCTTCATATCAAGGTGAGCTATACTTTTTTGGTGAAGATAACGAAGGCCCTCCAAAATCTGCTGAACACAACTGCGTATCTGAAATGTAAGAAATGGGGGATAAACTCTCCAGCTTTGTTACATAATGTACAGTATCGGCGCAGTGCGACGAGCAGAAGCACACGAACCTCCACTTCCATGACCGCCGTCTTCTTGGCCATTCTATCCAGCAGCTCCTCGTGACATCTTCACACAACAGTTGAgggaaaaattttttttaaaaaagagcagaGACTTGACTGCATATCCCAAGCGGTAGGCGCATgagaaataaattataaatgagcaaaactccCACACGGGCTATCTTTTGCTAATTCCAGTGAGCAGCAGTGAGTCAGAGAGGAGAAGCTGCTTCGTTCGTGCCTGCAGGGCATCGCAGAAGACATTAGGATCAATACCGAAGCACACCGGCGTTCAGGATTGCAGTTCTACAAAACCGTcctgctaaaaaacaaaacttaaaatgcaaaatgtcCAATAAAAGTGAAAGGATACAACTCCGTAATGAGCACCACCACGTTCTTCTTCTCAAAGGCGTCGTGAAAGTAAAGAATCCTCTCGTCGTCCAGCTCCGACAGCAGGTCCATCTCTCTGAGGGCCGAGGCTTTCCTCTTCCCCCGAGCAGAAATGAATTTCGCAGCGAATTCAGTTTTTTCCTTCTTGAGCGTGACTCTCTTCACGTAGGAGAAAGCTCCCCTGTGGAAGCAAACAACGACACAATCAGCGCTCGTTGTTTGTTCGTCTTTAGATTATATGCTTGTGTTCTTTAGGAAACTCGATAAAAGGATTAGGAATGagcaaagttttcttttatttgctcctTGTTTTCAAAGTGAATTCTTAAAAATATCTGTATACACAACTTAATAAACACCTGGAGAcatatttaactgtttatttagtCACCAGAGAGTAGGGCTGGGCAACACAAACAAGAATTAATCTTGTGTTATTTTGGAGCTTTGTTGTGATATTCGATACGTATAATCCTCCTTTAATCACTATGTTATTGGACCTCGTGTCAAATGACCAGATTAGAACCACAACTAATGTCACATGAAGCTTAATGACTACAGTTCCAAATAAACATCGACAGCGATGCAGGAGCCAGGATGATTCAGTAAACACAGTGACCGATTTACCATTTAATGGTGGATTTAATTAACAAGtccaacaaacaaaaccaacctCTGCCCCTTTTATTCAATAATAATTTCTTCTTTATGCATTGAGGACGAACTTGGACAGTCCTATGATCATGGCTAACTGTCTCCAACTGAGTTTTCTCAGAGATGACAATGTTGATTCTATCTTTCTCAGTTTCTAACATCATCAGGCAAATGATAGATTTCAGAGAGTCCACAAGGAAAATCTGCCGATCCCAAAAATCAAGTTGCATTTGTTCAAAGGCGGAGTGAGCCATGATGCGTTTGAAGGgcctcagaaaagaaaaacaaaaaaacccaaaagtttATACGTGATATTTGCAATATAACCATTGATATAACCATTGATACAATATATCTGATATACTAAAGTTTTATCAGACCTTACAAAGCGTGCAAATTACCACCAATTTGGCTTTCCATACAAAGGCAATTCAAACACCTTTCCATACCAAAGGTGTTTCAAAGTGTGAGTTTTATGACACTTTTGGATTTCTATAGCAATGCCGGTTCAAAACGTGCAAATTATGACCCTTTTGGGTTTTCCATATTAGCACCTGTCGCTCTCATTTAACTCccaattaactttttaaaacaaacatgtctccATGCCATCTTAATTTGCctttcttgctttgctttggtgtaGAGTGCTTTAGATAATATTGTCCTCTACTCCTTTTCTGTCGTTACCGTTAgcaaaaagcaatttaaaaaacatttgcgCCCTGATTGCACGCATGAAACCCTTACTGTTTGTACCGTGACTGTTCAATACAAATGCATCATTACACCACTAATGTGTAATAAAACGGATTTGTTGTCTTTACTCaggtaaaagcagaaataatagAATGCATATTTGAATTTGGATAAACTACTGCTTAAATCCAGACAACATAGAAACATTTAATGGTAgaaaacctgaaataaacacTTGTACTGTTTCCCTTCATTGAGAATTAATGAGACTTTGTGACAAGAATGGTGAATGTTGAGGAATCCGTTCTGTTGTCTGACAGGGatgttctatttttttaaatgagatatAGTTATCAGTTCAGAAAACAGTGCAATGCTTTAAATGATGGTTAATATGGAAGAATCAGAGCAGAGATTTATCTTCTTAGATGATCTCTGTTGgttttcttccctttttctcCAATTTAGCAGGAAATTCTTCTTTGCAAAGAGAATGAAAATTGTCATCTATAATTAACTTTCATCCTTGGGTAGTTTTCCATTTCGTGTAGGAGAAGAAATCAATCTCGAGTTTCATTCCGTTGTTCGTTTCGATggctgaaaaacagattttgccGTCCGCCTGTTTCTGCTCTCCGATTCACCGCGAACGCATCGTCTCCGCTgagacagaacaaaacaaatcatctgCCGGCTAATGCATTCACCCCGCCGAGGCCGGTGACTCATCTCCGTTTCTGTCGGCTGTTGTTAAGCAGGTGCaacctccctcctctcccctcccacCCCGTCACCTCTCTCGGCTCGACCCTGAGCGCTCAAACAGCCATTAGCATCGTCGCTGCGTCTCAGGGGCTGCGAGGCCGCACACACTCACCTCCCTATCTCTTTGTGGATATCGTAGTAATCCATCAAACGCCTCATCTTCCTCAGAATGGTCCCCTCGTCCTCCACCGGCTCTGCTGCTTCCTTTTGCTCTGCATGAAGCACCAGCAGACAGTTTTATGCGACAGATGGTTTCATATTGTAGTTTAAAATCCACCCATATggtgcagttttttaaaaaacataatcattGTGTAGACTAAGCCTTTATTGTCGTGTACCTGCGTGAACTGTGAGCTCAGCCTTGCAGGAGATGGAGCCCGCCACGTTCTTGGCCGTGCAGGTGAACACTCCAGAGTGTTCGGGCTGAGCGTTCAGGACAACGAGGGAGTATTCGGGGTCGTCATACACGAAGGTGAAGTGGCTGCTCTCAGAGAGGAGGATTTCATCCTGGAACAGACCAATCccagaatgataaaaaaaataaaataaatgcacatcgcccttacgttgagaaatgactCAGCTGTAgccgttctggtcaaacctggaaaataaagcTTAAGATGTGCAACCAGTGGTTACTTCCTGTCCAGtaacacgggcaaaaacaccTTGCGCCTTTCGACAgcaaaaggtggaaaaaaagctGGAGTTTAGATTAGtgtaacagtttgttttctcttgaaTAAAACACCTTAAACCACAGAATGTCTGGATCCGGTTTCCCTTCGACCACAACAGCCAGACGAGACGTTTGCCCAACGTGCACGTCCACGTCCTCCATGATGCTTTCAAATTTTGGCGCAACTGCAGAGAAATAAGAATATTTAAAGGAACAGGAAACATCCTGAAcaaaaattttcttttcttgctaaAATGCTACATTTATCCCGGTGTGTCCCTGCATGAACTGACCTGCCACGGCCAGCTGAAGGGTGCAGAGGTCGCTGCCGAACTGGTTGCTGGCCATGACCACCAGCTGACCCACGTCAGTGCTCCTGACCCGCTGCAGCCTCAGGCTGTGCTGATCGTCGTCTGGCATGCTCATCTCATATGTTCCTGGTCTGCTGACCAACACCACCCCCCTCCTGAGGAAAACCCAGACAGGCTTCTGACTAGAAACCGGACTATTTTTGtaacatgttgttgttttgtggctCCAGAAATCTGTCATTTGAAGACAGGAACGAACCTTTTCCAGGTGACAGCTGCATGCACATGGTTCAGTGTGATGGTGATGTTTGCTGGCTGGTTCTCCACCACGTAAACGATGTCAGGTTTGTCCAAAATAACAGGTGCTTTCCTCAAATATGGCCCTGAAGAAGTTAAagatcaaaaaaaaagtcacatgcTTTTctcaaatatattattttacaaaagcagaatAAGTCTTGTGCAGTTTCTGTACCTCTGTCCAGCAGCTGGACCAGATCAGTGGAGGCCGATGGTTTGCTCAGTGTCTTCCCAGTCGATGTTAAGACTCTGAAAGCGTAACGGACTCCCTTGGACAGGGAGGTGACGGTGTAATTTGTCTCCTTCAGGTTGGAAGCCACAACAGACCACTGGATGGAGCCCAGAGGCTGCTGCTGGACCACATACAGCAAGGAGCTGGAAGCTGGAAATACACAGAGATGTTGGACTACCTCGTCTGAGTGGCAGCCGAAGAAAAcgatttttcctgttttcaaatCGGAGCTGACAAGACGTGGTGTCCCAGGAGACATAAAAAGAGTCCTGAAAGAGGTATCTAGGACACGCAGGCTATAAATAGTGCTTGTCAACattcttaaaaaacacaaacttgagcTGAACAACAAAACGCCAAAGAATGAAACTGTAAACAGAGAATGGGGGGGTGAACCCACTGAATGAAGGGTCGAGCCTCTTTGGCAGCTTCCAGCTGAGGGTTATAGTTTTCCCAGTGATGGCCTCAATCACTGGAGGGCCATCAGGAGGGTCGGGAACTACATCTGTTTGGAAAAACCATAAATTATTAGGAAAATATTGCGTTCTCATACATAAAGCTCCAAACTCCACATATGCATCCTTACCCGTCACGTAGAGATGAGCGTAGCAGGCTGATTTGCCCACTTTGTTCGAGATCACAGCCTTGTAGACGCCACCGTGAGCGTGACATGCGCTCCGGATGACCAGACTGTGGACATCCCTGTCtgaagaacacacacaaaccttttatttacagtCCTAAAGAAAGGCTTTGcttagctgctgtttgcttgttttgttattttcttacaCTGAGTCATTTTGCGTTCCTCGCTGCTCTCCATGCATTTGCCGTTGTGGTACCAGGAGATGGTCGGGTACGGCAGGCCTTCCACTTTGCATTTCAGCACCGCCTCCTTCCCTTCGATCACTTCCACGTCAGCCAGAGGTTTGACGAAGTCCGGCATGGTCCTCCTCTCCAACTCGTTTTCCAGAACTTCAGGCTCCTCGGGGATGGATGGCATCTTCTCCAACTTGGCCCTTGGTGAAGAACCACAAAGTTCACAATGATTTTTGCTTTGCCTCTGTGTTCAGGAGCATGTACAGCTCAGATCAGAAGTTCACATACACTCATCACAGGAACAACTTTCACATTAACTTTGGGTTTATTTGAATCGTTTTTTTTCCAcggtggaatgattatacaacatgatttttaaatacaagaactgggtgcacaagattaaatttattgtttattttcataattCACCTAAATCTTTTAACCAGTGGTGCTGCAGGTTTAAGAATGTCTCATCTTAACAAGGCCAAGGTCTATTAAGTTCCCattagtgatcatgattgacaGCAGCTGGACGCTTCTCTTTGCCGGCATAAAAAAGGATTTGCTTGAAAGCACTCGTTGGACTCGCCAACACCCATCTGTCACCCTGAGATGAAAGGAACCACCAAGCCTGCCGTGAACCAGAACCCACTGGAAGACCAGTGTCCCCGTCCACGGTGAAGACAGTTTCACATCAACAAGGACTGAGAGGATGCTGACCAAGAAAGGAGCCCAGAAACCTTCAGGCTGGACCGAAATCTGCAGCTGCCTGCACGAACGAACCAAATGTCCTCTGGAGAAACGTTTTATGATCCGACGAGACAAAGATTAGGTGATTTGTCCACCTAAGAAGGATGTTTGGAGGAGTGAAGGTGAG
Coding sequences within:
- the LOC108242196 gene encoding striated muscle preferentially expressed protein kinase isoform X5, coding for MLRKDLLQARKSLRSVREGASGPRSKKLKDSETTEDETTEPQMETKEGLGKHQDKTGWKGPSGEGGRMMDYNPDPSDRRATLPGTYDPVVERELRALGSRPPGPHLDPANPARTQSARASRGLSSRVPSSSPQPPSGADKNGIGAQKQEPDGAKPSDPEACKPVQSSGVDGVVMTPKLARAGPKIFDKVRAFEERRKSVDLPASSNSDDSGKKTGGPSKEEGRILQGAAQKRAAFQHRASSLEDRTSYSQRVQSYQSKFAEELQRIKKLVGKSSLKKAFSTEQLCQKDRSSTGKVEPIPLRVVQKLEARERALEEGSVGGREGGGKVLTSPQARGRSSVNQRSRPEKEKMTQTVDGSVTTETAQVHQLPGQPLPTATRRSPIRELGADSKQDTRVGNQSEPRSASPTGIRTSPVTVREPGFLRGPKPPRLTPPPAPSVSPVLKKRRAEAGRKSPAFKVTFPSIPVEDEPVEEERRRREGGARKSKRGRATRAGSAEEGGSSDDSYLSANEEPAEAPRFEKRLEETAAPCGSEVTLTCVITGSPAPTVTWRKNNVELRRDAFYAVKSEGEKHSLVIKEMRPHNAGSYCVTAVNAAGSASCSATIYAQSEPTLRKPAVSLEVSSPVQSDEEYLSPQEDAMEAADSPFLKQSLYFKQPPSFQVAPCDQAVTEGQDVVLSVKVRGQPKPMVLWLKDKVAVRTSERVALRDVDGDGGSFEMRVGSAQKSDAGLYVCKLVSECGTKQAECRVEVRGEEQNPESVNYYRIYVNIPFVSTEPTELKITRELRDVAVKAGESAMFECHITCPEVDVDWLSNGKLVQPALLNCKMHFDGKRCRLMLNSVHEDDSGTYTCKLSTAKDELTSSASLRVAPSREPLFTRKLDVLEVIEGRTARFDCKVSGSPAPRLTWMHFETRVEESENVHVLREGGRHSLVIAHVSSDTEGFYTAVAQNVYGRSECTAELYVQEPRAAISSHMAKLEKMPSIPEEPEVLENELERRTMPDFVKPLADVEVIEGKEAVLKCKVEGLPYPTISWYHNGKCMESSEERKMTQYRDVHSLVIRSACHAHGGVYKAVISNKVGKSACYAHLYVTDVVPDPPDGPPVIEAITGKTITLSWKLPKRLDPSFTSSSLLYVVQQQPLGSIQWSVVASNLKETNYTVTSLSKGVRYAFRVLTSTGKTLSKPSASTDLVQLLDRGPYLRKAPVILDKPDIVYVVENQPANITITLNHVHAAVTWKRRGVVLVSRPGTYEMSMPDDDQHSLRLQRVRSTDVGQLVVMASNQFGSDLCTLQLAVAVAPKFESIMEDVDVHVGQTSRLAVVVEGKPDPDILWFKDEILLSESSHFTFVYDDPEYSLVVLNAQPEHSGVFTCTAKNVAGSISCKAELTVHAEQKEAAEPVEDEGTILRKMRRLMDYYDIHKEIGRGAFSYVKRVTLKKEKTEFAAKFISARGKRKASALREMDLLSELDDERILYFHDAFEKKNVVVLITELCHEELLDRMAKKTAVMEVEIRSCVQQILEGLRYLHQKSIAHLDMKPENILMANPESDRVRICDFGNSIKLDASEESYCKYGTPEYVAPEIVNQTPVSTATDIWAVGVITYLCLTGVSPFAGENDRATALNIRNYNVAFEESMFSDLCKEAKGFVIKLLVVDRLRPSAIECLRHPWFKSPTNKSISTAMLKEVLSRRRWQRSLIGYKSKMVMRSIPELLNDSSSHVSIAVARHLKEGSPPPSSSSDSDADVDELPFIPMPLSMVFSGSRVSLNEIPGDEGVRWPTVVDNGRKKDNANEAGATGAAGKSLTDETSNEETLGRTKQDALKKESSVESDESQSRARRATMRRGSSADSALLLHVDSEAGSAKEDSEASTKSLKKAVSMELPNRSPSPGAAKLSQEEYALKLELMRQRLLRGGNIDKKMSGLRGPLFETLGMGDERQTGSLDRNLRRSRAGPSTLTRAASSESSGEDTPKTKVFCKSVSFTQGDSEPMPLHRRFGAPLEIPSACEVSVEEKKLQEATSMSALIEQTTLESLSSSPREKTSIVFPAGDKLDQQHKKNNVEEHEVIDQRTKTQLERTDQTPVIVIEEDDGERKDNRMLEINENKIKEHSEAAAKANERKSIDASSLPEHPAVFAKVATGNGSAASVSSSNADLPTIPRRPVLRTDIKDIDSEEVFEARFKKRESSLTRGLRKLTRNKSEEKSPALSRKVVDGGEEIYRPGPGGAPLEMVSKGLPEKSKSVQDLREVDQEPCFGLIGRFSLRARRSTEKKGEKQLGVQETAGSKRVSWAVGRSKSLDTAELNNAGTRRQAEEREQTKAEESSVSAMRRRFESKVAGISAKIRSQSEERKAKHARGSQKDLAQKDLSKVSESPVLAMRQRFENKMSEISTKIRSQSEERKTDAEGKSTPLFARHRHSQSEGRGLKEMGIPENQLAKQTGGAASKESIESTSSMQSDRASESDRRSRWDRWGLTRAKRDKTPAQSDLPADEGSTRGQQFVRSASDFAPVFHIKLKDHVLLEGESVTLSCLPAASPHPKITWMKDRKPLEVADDRIKLMSHPDGRQLVMIQKSFHRDAGVYECVAANPIATITTSCTLSIASVPKRPGTPEVAQTYNNTALVLWKPADTKSPCSYSLERKTEGDSHWVTVATGIADCYYNVMELPAGGSFRFRVSCVNKAGQGPYSSCSAPVNLDSAAGGASPAVAVVKTVPAPPEPVIVPQLKPVQDKDTRTASSVSSFGVTPSSTSFETPPAPTEDAQKLSATVKTSPSFIVPKPQSPVNVVTPMTQSPPPLVIPPSTPTKPTVASVPTYIPTIAATARVAPTPVSFSPPVLQTSSLSPIGEGPSTPTRGTPSGRTTPSTALRQGVPQKPYTFLDEKARGRFGVIRECRENATGKIYMAKIIPYSPETKQDVLKEYEVLKSLHDEMIMSLHEAYVTPRYLVLVAEYCTGKELLHSLADRFRYSEDDVVGYLVQILQAVEYLHNHRVLHLDLKPDNIMVTNLNAVKIVDFGSAQTFNPLNLKPQNSGAGTLEYMAPEMVKGEVVGPPADIWTVGVVTYIMLSGRLPFEDKNPQKVESKILMAKFDPSKLFPNVSQSASAFLKKMLSSYPWARPTTRDCFAHAWLQDSYLMKLRRQTLTFTSSRLKELLVEQQSRRAEGATKHKVLLRTYQGSAQSPSPGTAPHASTPK